The stretch of DNA AACTCAATCACTTTCCACGCTTCCGATTTTCGTTTGGAAGATTTAAAAATCACCAGGCTGGCTCCGCCCGCAACGGAAACACTTTTTTTGCCCTTGGGCATGGGCGCCGTTCCCCATTTGTTCCGAAGTGAAGGGACACGCTCTCTGATTTCATTTATATCCCAAGGACCGCTTATAAACATCGAAAAAAAACCCGCTTGAAATCCCTGATAAATGTTCGAAACGCGACTCATATTTTTGGGAGCCCAACCATTTTTAAAAAAATCCACATAAAATTGGAGAGCCTTTACGGTATTCGGATCCTCAAACGCACCGTAACATTTATTTTTCTTCAGAAATCGACCCTCATTTTCCATAATTAATATGACCGGAACATACGGATTATTATGAGCCAGGGGAAAATAATTAGCAAAGTTCCCCTCATTGGGCGGAGACGCCCTTTTTATTCTTTTAGAAACCTCTGCCCATTCGCGCCAGGTCGTGGGTGGATTCCGGTATCCCACTTTTGCCAAAAGGTCCTTTCGATAAAACAAAACTCTCGTATCCACATACCAGGGAATTCCGTACAGTTTTTTATGAATCACATTGGTTTGCCAGATACCGCTGAAAAAATTTGAGGAACGAACGACGGGTGAACCAAGAACGAAAGAATCCAACGGGGTGAGGGCACCCATGCTTTCAAATTCAGCAATCCAGGTATTTCCAAGCTGGCAAATATCCGGAGTCGATTGACCGGCAAAGGCCGTCAGTAATTTTTCATGCGCAGAGGACCAGGGAATTCTCTGAATTTTCACGGGGATTTCAGGGTGTAACCGGGCAAATTTCACCAGAAGGGTTTCAAGATGCTTGCCCTCCTGCCCCATCGCCCAAAATGTAACCGCTTTATTCTGTTTCGAAAGCGAATGGCATCCAACAACTGGCACCGTAAGTAAAATGACGATCGGAATGAGACGTTTTAATCCTGGAATCATAGAGAATGGCCCTTTTATGTAACCGGTTACATTTTTCAATGTAATATATTTCACTTCTGAAGTCAAGCTATTTTTTTTGTGCACTGAAATTTTAGGAGATCCTCAAACCGGTTTTTCCTGTCATCCGGTACCTTACCGGGAAATGAAGTCTCAAACCGTTGGGAGGCACGATCTATTTTTGGCAGGTTTATTTCTTGATTTTTTATAAAATAATTCTTACTTTTGGTTCTACTGGCTTTTTTGTGGATTTATTTTCT from Calditrichota bacterium encodes:
- a CDS encoding sugar ABC transporter substrate-binding protein, coding for MIPGLKRLIPIVILLTVPVVGCHSLSKQNKAVTFWAMGQEGKHLETLLVKFARLHPEIPVKIQRIPWSSAHEKLLTAFAGQSTPDICQLGNTWIAEFESMGALTPLDSFVLGSPVVRSSNFFSGIWQTNVIHKKLYGIPWYVDTRVLFYRKDLLAKVGYRNPPTTWREWAEVSKRIKRASPPNEGNFANYFPLAHNNPYVPVILIMENEGRFLKKNKCYGAFEDPNTVKALQFYVDFFKNGWAPKNMSRVSNIYQGFQAGFFSMFISGPWDINEIRERVPSLRNKWGTAPMPKGKKSVSVAGGASLVIFKSSKRKSEAWKVIEFLSRSETQTDFFKLTRDLPAVRKAWSDSSILSDPQIRAFREQLETVQPTPKLAEWEQIASKMQEYLEKVIYGRMTLKQAVIDLDRDVDRILEKRRWLLSQNLLPE